A genomic stretch from Scomber scombrus chromosome 8, fScoSco1.1, whole genome shotgun sequence includes:
- the plaat1 gene encoding phospholipase A and acyltransferase 1 has translation MDKHERSSTMASNDPELPDSPGDPQPGDLIEIFRPAYQHWALYLGDGYIINLTPVDESQAAAMSSVKSVFSRKAVVRMQLLKEVVGSDTYCVNNKYDHNHTPLPVCEIIQRAQVLIGQEVSYDLLGSNCEHFVTLLRYGEGVSEQATRAIGAISLVTAAASAFSVLGLINTRSRNRPF, from the exons ATGGATAAACACGAACGAAGCTCTACT atGGCCTCTAATGACCCTGAACTTCCTGACTCCCCTGGTGACCCCCAGCCAGGTGACCTCATTGAGATCTTCAGACCAGCCTATCAGCATTGGGCTCTGTACCTTGGAGATGGTTACATCATCAATTTAACTCCTGTTG ATGAGAGTCAGGCGGCCGCCATGTCCAGTGTGAAGTCTGTCTTTAGCCGGAAGGCAGTGGTGCGCATGCAGCTTCTGAAGGAGGTGGTGGGAAGCGACACGTACTGTGTCAACAACAAGTATGACCACAACCACACACCCCTGCCCGTCTGTGAAATCATCCAGCGAGCGCAAGTCCTAATTGGCCAGGAGGTGTCCTACGACCTGCTGGGGAGTAACTGCGAACACTTTGTTACCCTTCTGCGCTACGGGGAGGGGGTGTCCGAGCAG GCTACACGGGCCATTGGGGCCATCAGTTTGGTAACGGCAGCAGCCAGTGCCTTCTCTGTCCTGGGACTGATCAACACTCGATCCAGAAATAGGCCTTTCTGA